The following proteins come from a genomic window of Acidobacteriota bacterium:
- a CDS encoding acetyl-CoA carboxylase carboxyltransferase subunit beta — translation MTWFKRKKKATEDLPAAAERTVKTEGLFVKCPKCNTTIFKKDLMANWNVCSHCRHHMKLSARYRLEMMFDEGSYELFDENVLSTDPLNFVDTKPYKDRLASTRAATGYNEAVLNAEGKVNGFPVVMSVMVYEFIGGSMGAVVGEKITRAIERAIAKRCPIVITSASGGARMMEGTLSLMQMAKISAALARLDDAKLPFISILTDPTTGGVTASYAMLGDLNIAEPGALIGFAGPRVIEQTIRQKLPPGFQTSEFLLDHGMLDAVVDRVELRNYIIQALEFMMPAAQLKG, via the coding sequence ATGACCTGGTTTAAGCGCAAGAAAAAAGCAACTGAAGACCTGCCCGCAGCGGCTGAACGCACCGTGAAAACTGAAGGGCTCTTTGTCAAATGCCCAAAATGCAACACGACGATCTTCAAAAAGGATTTGATGGCCAACTGGAATGTCTGTTCGCATTGTCGGCATCACATGAAGCTCTCAGCCCGGTATCGGTTAGAGATGATGTTTGACGAGGGGAGCTATGAACTTTTTGACGAGAATGTGCTTTCAACCGACCCGCTAAATTTTGTTGATACCAAGCCCTACAAAGACCGACTGGCCTCCACACGGGCGGCCACTGGTTACAACGAAGCGGTGCTCAATGCCGAAGGGAAGGTCAATGGATTCCCCGTCGTGATGAGTGTGATGGTGTATGAGTTCATCGGCGGAAGCATGGGGGCGGTTGTAGGCGAGAAAATCACACGGGCTATCGAGCGGGCAATTGCTAAACGCTGTCCGATTGTGATTACTTCGGCATCAGGCGGTGCCCGAATGATGGAAGGAACGCTCAGTTTGATGCAAATGGCCAAAATCAGTGCCGCACTGGCCCGGCTTGATGACGCCAAATTGCCGTTTATTTCAATCCTGACCGATCCGACAACCGGGGGAGTGACGGCGAGCTACGCGATGCTCGGCGATTTGAATATTGCTGAACCAGGTGCGTTGATTGGATTTGCCGGACCGCGAGTGATTGAACAAACCATTCGCCAAAAATTGCCGCCGGGGTTTCAAACCTCTGAATTTTTGCTTGACCATGGGATGCTGGATGCAGTCGTTGATCGGGTTGAATTGCGAAATTATATCATTCAGGCACTTGAATTTATGATGCCAGCCGCACAACTGAAGGGATGA
- a CDS encoding Uma2 family endonuclease, with amino-acid sequence MSTPANPLYQDEIYYPESDGLPMADNTQQFEWIVTVKEGLDVMLPNDFVGGNIFWYPIEKMSSTKQSPDILVALGRPKGNRSSYKQWEEGGVAPQIVFEILSPGNSYEEMRAKEEFYEHHGVEEYYIYSPQTNTLFGWERVNQRLQKINLMQGWVSPRLGIRFERTPETLHIYRPDGERFLTFAELDIERRRERAEKERERAEKEAAQAVIREQQVAIERLKQQLRELGHNPD; translated from the coding sequence ATGTCAACACCAGCCAATCCGTTATACCAGGATGAAATTTACTATCCGGAAAGTGATGGTCTTCCGATGGCTGATAACACCCAACAGTTTGAATGGATTGTGACGGTGAAAGAGGGTCTGGATGTGATGCTGCCCAATGATTTTGTCGGCGGCAATATCTTCTGGTATCCGATTGAGAAAATGTCGTCGACCAAACAGTCACCGGATATTTTGGTTGCATTGGGACGGCCAAAAGGAAACCGCAGTTCTTATAAGCAGTGGGAAGAAGGTGGCGTCGCCCCCCAGATTGTGTTTGAAATCCTTTCACCAGGCAATTCTTATGAAGAGATGCGAGCCAAGGAAGAGTTCTATGAACACCACGGCGTTGAGGAATATTATATCTACTCGCCCCAGACCAATACTTTGTTCGGATGGGAGCGGGTCAATCAGCGCCTCCAAAAAATCAATCTGATGCAGGGATGGGTGAGCCCACGATTGGGGATTCGTTTTGAGAGAACCCCAGAGACACTTCATATTTATCGGCCTGACGGAGAAAGATTCCTGACGTTTGCTGAACTTGATATTGAACGCCGCCGTGAACGAGCTGAGAAAGAACGTGAACGAGCTGAAAAAGAAGCGGCTCAGGCGGTAATCCGAGAGCAACAAGTAGCAATCGAACGGCTGAAACAGCAGCTTCGGGAACTTGGTCACAACCCGGATTGA